A single region of the Lactobacillus xylocopicola genome encodes:
- the hflX gene encoding GTPase HflX, giving the protein MIENIPHKTKAYLAGVNLSDANFEYYMAELANLAAAANLEIVGQARQNADHIVSATYLGLGKVNEIKELARGLKAKVLILNDELSPVQIRNLEKLTKLRVIDRTELILEIFSNRARTKQSKLQVQLARLQYELPRLHPSENTLDQQRGNGGTAGGGFANRGAGESRLELNRRTIGKQIASIKSELKTIVSQEEIKAKRRHDSHIPKVALVGYTNAGKSTTMNGLLAAFSPENRSKQVLVKDMLFATLDTSVRRIDLDSNFSFILSDTVGFVSKLPHSLIESFKATLQEAKDADLLINVVDAADPNMIQMIRTTQTVLSEIGVKDIPMITAYNKADKAHRNYPQIEGDSILYSATDSTSLKTLAKLITKRVFANYQKVNLLLPLSEGKALAYLHTHAQVMAEKYQPDGVHVTVRLAPEKQAKFQRYLVNMN; this is encoded by the coding sequence ATGATCGAGAACATCCCTCACAAAACAAAGGCTTATCTTGCTGGCGTCAACTTGTCTGATGCAAACTTTGAATACTACATGGCCGAACTAGCCAACCTGGCAGCAGCAGCCAACCTGGAAATCGTGGGACAAGCGCGGCAGAATGCTGACCACATTGTCAGCGCCACCTACCTAGGTCTTGGTAAAGTCAATGAGATTAAGGAGCTGGCCCGTGGACTAAAAGCGAAAGTCTTAATCTTAAACGATGAACTGTCGCCCGTCCAAATTCGCAACTTGGAAAAATTGACCAAACTGCGGGTAATTGATCGAACCGAACTGATATTGGAGATTTTTTCCAATCGTGCCCGCACTAAGCAGTCAAAACTACAGGTGCAGTTGGCTCGGCTACAATACGAACTGCCCCGGCTACATCCTTCAGAAAATACCCTTGACCAACAACGCGGCAATGGGGGAACAGCTGGCGGCGGATTTGCTAACCGTGGTGCCGGTGAATCAAGGCTAGAACTGAATCGGCGAACAATTGGCAAGCAAATCGCCTCCATCAAAAGTGAATTAAAAACGATTGTTAGTCAAGAAGAAATTAAGGCGAAACGCCGCCATGACAGTCATATTCCCAAAGTAGCTCTTGTTGGTTATACAAATGCTGGCAAATCAACAACAATGAACGGCCTGTTAGCAGCCTTTTCCCCAGAAAATAGGTCCAAACAAGTGCTAGTTAAGGATATGCTCTTTGCAACGCTTGATACCAGTGTTCGCCGCATCGATTTAGATAGTAACTTTAGTTTTATTCTTTCCGATACCGTTGGCTTTGTTTCTAAACTGCCTCACAGCTTGATTGAATCCTTTAAGGCTACCCTGCAGGAAGCTAAAGACGCTGACCTATTAATCAATGTGGTAGATGCAGCTGACCCGAACATGATCCAAATGATTCGGACAACCCAAACTGTTTTAAGCGAAATTGGTGTGAAAGATATCCCAATGATTACGGCTTATAACAAGGCCGACAAAGCCCACCGTAATTACCCGCAAATTGAAGGAGACAGCATTCTATACTCCGCAACCGATTCCACATCGCTCAAAACCCTGGCTAAATTAATTACCAAGCGAGTCTTTGCCAACTATCAAAAAGTCAACTTGCTGTTGCCGCTAAGCGAAGGCAAAGCCTTGGCTTACTTGCATACACATGCCCAAGTTATGGCAGAAAAATATCAGCCCGATGGTGTGCACGTAACCGTACGACTGGCTCCAGAAAAACAGGCAAAATTTCAGCGCTATCTTGTAAACATGAACTGA
- a CDS encoding C40 family peptidase, producing the protein MKGNFWKMSLATALTLTGVVAAVPQKMVHAAILKEPIKRVQINCLPGKSAKVWTSYEGGQLINFQAKNKSKWNVAETAVDRKGRLWYKIGYDEWIQARYTEDLEEKEAGSKVDKPAATRAPKKKVKKAKKKPEIQSQAKQPVKPAAPRPVVTKPVQVSTKPSKTRPSTVPAVTSPSPAPVPTGPSSQRAQAVVNLAKSQVGKGYAWGGNGPDNFDCSGLVQFIYSQVGGVQLPRVTTDQVKVGTTVAMDQLQAGDLLYWGSVDAPYHVGIYIGNNQYVHAATPDQGVVLQVISSYFYPCVAKRVIQ; encoded by the coding sequence ATGAAAGGCAATTTTTGGAAAATGAGCCTCGCGACCGCCCTGACGCTAACGGGCGTGGTCGCGGCTGTACCACAGAAGATGGTCCATGCGGCCATACTCAAAGAGCCAATCAAGCGGGTGCAGATTAATTGTCTGCCAGGAAAAAGCGCCAAAGTTTGGACAAGTTACGAAGGTGGCCAACTAATCAACTTTCAGGCTAAGAACAAGAGTAAGTGGAATGTTGCCGAGACGGCTGTCGATCGTAAGGGCCGACTGTGGTATAAGATTGGCTATGATGAGTGGATTCAAGCGCGCTACACTGAGGACTTAGAAGAAAAAGAGGCGGGCAGTAAGGTAGACAAGCCGGCTGCTACCAGAGCACCTAAGAAAAAGGTAAAGAAAGCAAAGAAAAAGCCGGAAATTCAAAGCCAAGCCAAGCAACCAGTCAAGCCGGCGGCACCTAGGCCAGTGGTGACCAAGCCAGTTCAGGTTAGCACCAAGCCTAGCAAAACGCGCCCGAGTACCGTGCCAGCCGTAACTAGTCCAAGCCCAGCCCCAGTCCCAACGGGTCCCAGCTCACAGCGGGCGCAGGCGGTTGTGAACTTGGCCAAGAGTCAAGTAGGTAAGGGCTATGCGTGGGGCGGCAATGGTCCGGACAATTTTGACTGTTCCGGTCTCGTCCAGTTCATCTATAGCCAAGTGGGGGGTGTCCAGCTGCCCCGCGTGACCACTGACCAGGTTAAGGTCGGTACAACCGTTGCAATGGATCAACTACAAGCAGGAGACCTCTTGTATTGGGGATCAGTGGATGCGCCATACCATGTTGGTATCTATATTGGTAACAATCAGTATGTTCATGCAGCTACTCCTGATCAAGGGGTGGTTTTACAGGTCATTAGCTCCTACTTTTATCCTTGTGTTGCTAAACGAGTAATTCAATAA
- a CDS encoding C40 family peptidase, protein MKIKSDLVKYTTAAALTVTGVGVANTVSSNLGPARVEAATFAQRVRINYVAGYGINVWDNYQTPKFTGTRIKHGKTVTVLASAIDQKGRSWYQIGEGQWIQARYTVKESISSKVSQGVQASNRADQAQKVVNVANAAVGKAYVQGSNGPSAFDCSGLTQYVYSKATGKQISRTTYTQVKKGKKVSMQNLQPGDLLFWGSASAPYHVGIYVGDNQFVHAAAPKQGVVKASLSSYFYPSVAKRVLD, encoded by the coding sequence TTGAAGATCAAGAGTGACTTAGTAAAATATACTACAGCTGCAGCTTTAACAGTTACTGGAGTCGGGGTTGCTAATACGGTTAGTTCAAATCTTGGACCTGCCCGCGTCGAAGCTGCAACTTTTGCTCAAAGAGTCAGAATCAATTATGTTGCTGGCTACGGCATTAATGTGTGGGACAACTATCAGACCCCCAAATTTACCGGTACTAGGATTAAGCATGGTAAGACAGTTACAGTCTTGGCTAGTGCAATTGACCAAAAGGGCAGAAGTTGGTATCAAATTGGCGAGGGTCAATGGATTCAGGCCCGGTATACGGTTAAGGAGAGTATAAGCTCCAAAGTTAGCCAAGGTGTCCAGGCAAGTAATAGAGCAGACCAGGCTCAAAAAGTTGTTAACGTTGCTAATGCAGCCGTTGGCAAGGCTTATGTTCAAGGTAGCAATGGTCCCAGTGCATTTGACTGTTCAGGGTTGACGCAGTACGTCTATAGCAAGGCTACGGGCAAGCAAATCAGTCGCACTACCTACACTCAGGTGAAGAAAGGCAAGAAGGTTTCGATGCAGAACCTACAACCAGGTGACTTGTTGTTCTGGGGCTCTGCTTCAGCTCCCTACCATGTTGGTATTTACGTTGGTGACAACCAATTCGTTCATGCTGCTGCACCTAAGCAAGGTGTTGTAAAGGCTAGCTTGAGCTCTTACTTTTATCCTTCAGTTGCCAAGCGGGTGCTTGACTAG
- a CDS encoding C40 family peptidase, with translation MKHSRKLIKLVALMSLFFTGIATTNVANAATTEQGDDSSITQKRNAVAKLAKKQVGKRYVYGATGPFAFDCSGLVQYVYQQAGNTYLPRTTYTQVALGKKVSLKKLKKGDLLYWGSAAKPNHVGIYVGGNKFVHAATPQQGVRQQALSAYFYPAAAKRVLE, from the coding sequence TTGAAGCATAGTCGAAAGTTAATTAAGTTAGTTGCATTGATGTCTCTATTTTTTACGGGGATAGCAACTACTAATGTAGCTAATGCAGCAACGACAGAACAAGGTGACGATAGTTCGATAACACAAAAGCGCAATGCTGTTGCTAAACTTGCTAAAAAGCAAGTAGGCAAGCGCTATGTTTATGGTGCAACCGGACCGTTTGCCTTTGACTGCTCGGGGCTTGTGCAATATGTTTACCAACAAGCTGGTAATACCTACCTGCCTAGAACAACTTATACTCAAGTGGCCCTTGGCAAGAAGGTATCTCTAAAAAAACTTAAAAAGGGCGATCTGCTCTACTGGGGTTCAGCAGCTAAGCCGAACCACGTTGGGATATATGTGGGTGGTAACAAATTTGTTCATGCTGCCACACCCCAGCAAGGTGTTCGACAACAAGCGCTTAGCGCTTACTTTTACCCAGCTGCCGCCAAACGAGTGCTTGAATAA
- a CDS encoding guanylate kinase, whose protein sequence is MQKLILIAGPSGAGKTTISDYLRANFKIPRVLTHTTRPLRVGEQPDRDYHFESDATFSRLHFFEHVKYGSYQYGSSEEALREAWREHELVSLIVDIKGAAAYLQVIKGQVYFLYVTTSTRAELQERLSKRGDDPLKIQARLSGSELNELPPELAQDAHILVNDDWSKTKKELDKLAESLLQR, encoded by the coding sequence TTGCAAAAATTAATATTAATTGCCGGTCCTAGTGGTGCTGGTAAAACGACTATTTCAGACTACCTAAGGGCCAATTTTAAAATTCCGCGGGTCCTAACCCATACCACCAGACCGCTACGTGTAGGAGAGCAGCCAGACCGCGACTACCATTTTGAAAGTGATGCAACTTTTAGTCGCCTCCATTTTTTTGAACATGTTAAATATGGCTCTTACCAATATGGTTCAAGTGAAGAAGCCCTGAGAGAGGCTTGGCGTGAGCATGAACTGGTTTCTTTGATTGTCGACATTAAGGGGGCCGCTGCTTACCTCCAAGTAATTAAGGGTCAAGTTTATTTTCTATATGTCACCACCAGTACCAGGGCAGAATTGCAGGAACGTTTAAGCAAACGCGGTGATGATCCACTTAAAATCCAAGCCCGGCTTAGCGGCAGTGAACTGAATGAGTTGCCACCGGAACTTGCGCAGGATGCCCACATATTGGTTAATGATGACTGGTCCAAGACTAAAAAAGAATTGGACAAGCTAGCAGAAAGCCTACTGCAACGCTGA
- a CDS encoding DUF2187 domain-containing protein has protein sequence MKKADVKPNSIVSAKSEEELTKPFLGKVEKIYENSAMLAIIDFDQEDETAVGDLNKKIVVNFKNLKSAPKRKLKEIEALANSDVKVEKITPTKKASAQADSTTEKKSK, from the coding sequence ATGAAAAAAGCAGACGTCAAACCAAATAGTATTGTGAGTGCAAAGTCTGAAGAAGAACTGACCAAGCCCTTTTTAGGCAAAGTGGAAAAAATTTACGAAAATTCGGCAATGCTAGCAATTATCGACTTTGATCAAGAGGATGAAACGGCCGTTGGCGACTTAAACAAAAAAATTGTGGTTAACTTCAAGAACCTGAAGAGTGCGCCCAAGCGCAAACTCAAGGAAATTGAAGCTCTAGCTAACAGTGATGTTAAAGTAGAGAAGATTACCCCGACCAAAAAGGCTTCAGCCCAAGCTGATAGCACTACTGAAAAGAAGAGCAAGTAG
- a CDS encoding O-antigen ligase family protein has protein sequence MKDKTRTILFWFILIQPFLDLYWFYHGQLANLLPFTLPTIIRILAVGTLLGLYFSQRTAWLKLSRQKWLLLYLALWLVYSALHLIHVRNFTSISPTSYGYSLSSELFYLIRMTLPLVVVYLTTELQFSQKQLRLVIEGIAGLFSGTIVISNLLVISLKSYETGTISANIFAWFFDSNIGYSHMASKGFFNFTNMVSAVLFMLLPLVLYYLFTAFSWHTVTLTVVQTLAMIEIGTKVAAIGLLGGIAIGIILFLFHRFALKDVKKGGRALLTAVLLEVAALAILPFGPANQRYHYEIYLAQQSDHDLTRPQQELAQGLHKHPTGPERTAFLRDFIKKNYRVYALNPKFVFKSYPYQDDPEFWLQIIREPGQSRMENRHVEAAMLNQVVKTNNNHWDKFLGISYTRENNIFNLERDFAAQIYSLGWCGMLLFLGPYLIILAYSVYRWLRFKPVRTYLVSSLIVSTSFVLLAAFSSGNVVDFLTASFILAFVSGNLLVQVRKKAS, from the coding sequence GTGAAAGATAAAACAAGAACCATCTTATTTTGGTTTATTCTCATTCAGCCGTTTTTAGACTTGTATTGGTTCTACCACGGGCAACTGGCCAATCTCTTACCTTTTACCCTACCAACCATTATCCGCATTTTAGCGGTTGGCACGCTACTCGGTCTTTACTTTAGCCAAAGAACGGCCTGGCTCAAGCTCAGTAGGCAAAAGTGGCTCCTGCTCTATCTAGCGCTTTGGCTTGTCTATTCAGCACTGCACTTAATACATGTGCGTAATTTCACCAGCATCAGTCCCACCAGCTACGGTTATTCACTCAGCAGTGAACTTTTCTATCTAATTAGAATGACCCTGCCTCTAGTAGTTGTCTATCTTACTACAGAGCTACAATTTAGTCAGAAGCAGTTACGCCTGGTAATCGAGGGCATTGCGGGGCTTTTTTCTGGTACCATTGTCATCTCTAACCTCTTAGTCATTTCGCTGAAGTCCTACGAAACTGGTACTATTAGTGCTAACATCTTTGCCTGGTTTTTTGATTCTAACATCGGATACTCCCACATGGCTTCCAAGGGCTTTTTCAACTTTACCAACATGGTTTCAGCCGTCTTGTTTATGCTGCTGCCGCTGGTATTATACTACTTGTTTACCGCCTTCAGCTGGCATACCGTGACCCTAACCGTGGTCCAAACGCTGGCCATGATTGAGATTGGTACTAAGGTAGCGGCCATCGGCCTGCTTGGTGGCATTGCAATTGGCATTATCTTATTTTTATTTCACCGTTTCGCCCTTAAAGATGTCAAAAAAGGGGGCCGAGCCCTTTTAACTGCGGTCTTGCTTGAAGTTGCTGCATTAGCTATTTTGCCCTTTGGCCCAGCCAATCAGCGTTACCATTACGAAATCTACTTGGCCCAGCAGTCTGATCATGACTTAACGCGTCCCCAGCAGGAATTAGCGCAGGGGCTCCATAAACATCCCACCGGACCCGAGCGCACCGCCTTTTTGCGTGACTTCATTAAGAAGAATTATCGCGTATATGCGCTCAATCCCAAATTTGTTTTCAAGAGCTATCCCTACCAGGACGACCCTGAATTCTGGCTGCAGATCATTCGTGAACCAGGTCAAAGCCGCATGGAAAACCGGCACGTGGAAGCGGCCATGCTCAACCAAGTGGTAAAAACCAATAACAACCACTGGGACAAGTTTTTGGGCATTTCATATACGCGTGAAAATAACATCTTTAATCTCGAACGTGACTTTGCCGCCCAAATTTATTCCTTGGGCTGGTGTGGTATGCTGCTCTTTTTAGGGCCCTACTTGATCATCTTAGCCTATTCTGTATATAGGTGGCTTAGATTCAAGCCTGTTCGAACTTACTTGGTTAGCTCGCTCATTGTTTCTACCAGCTTTGTCCTGCTCGCCGCCTTTTCTTCTGGTAATGTCGTTGACTTCTTGACTGCTAGCTTCATCTTAGCCTTTGTTAGTGGCAACCTGCTGGTTCAGGTACGCAAAAAAGCCTCCTAA
- a CDS encoding LVIS_2131 family protein, with protein sequence MFNWNLLGILLWVIIILYFVFVVQNIRRRRIAMIIKKHRQFSWPNFAVDILEVAVLLVGAVWLFSQTMLDNPDLTDTSKISAKITYEPLVVNPGTGNSTYVTVDSKKKKISTQTYTYYRPGKQAKVTSDFATVAYGKSPLNISAARIPYNEKMLKKMDRKYQHAYVAVYTATYKKVWQNGLGMHAGRNAMRYYLIRVPDASFIKNN encoded by the coding sequence ATGTTCAACTGGAACCTACTCGGTATATTATTATGGGTCATCATCATACTTTATTTTGTCTTTGTGGTTCAGAATATTCGCAGACGCCGGATTGCGATGATTATCAAAAAGCACCGGCAATTCAGCTGGCCCAACTTTGCCGTGGATATTTTGGAAGTGGCGGTTTTGCTGGTCGGTGCCGTCTGGTTGTTTAGTCAGACTATGCTGGATAATCCCGATCTGACAGACACAAGTAAGATTTCAGCCAAGATCACTTACGAACCCTTGGTGGTGAATCCGGGCACTGGTAACTCAACTTATGTGACGGTTGACTCCAAGAAAAAGAAGATTAGTACGCAGACTTATACTTATTATCGTCCAGGCAAACAGGCCAAGGTGACTAGTGACTTTGCGACAGTGGCCTATGGTAAGAGCCCACTTAACATCAGCGCGGCCCGGATTCCATATAACGAAAAGATGCTTAAGAAGATGGATCGTAAATACCAGCATGCTTATGTGGCGGTTTATACCGCTACTTATAAAAAGGTCTGGCAAAATGGGCTTGGCATGCATGCAGGACGCAATGCCATGCGCTACTATCTGATCCGAGTACCGGATGCTTCCTTCATCAAAAACAATTAA
- a CDS encoding multicopper oxidase family protein translates to MSDKVYTDYFYNSEDFDKNHGMGYQDLHMPEGVEAQPLIVPPVLEPDKQEGNDVWFTIESQEGEFQFLPGKKTHTWGYNFPVLGKTMVLKTGQHVHVTLKNSLPELTTYHWHGMEVPGPGADGACHSPVYPGEEKHIDFTVDQPAALTWLHAHPCPSTAEHVWMGLAMGVVITDDNEAKLPIPKTYGKDEFPIILQDRIFHEDNQFNYKADYNPMGIFGEVPVINAVVKPYVDVTTQKVRLLFLGGSNRREWRLHFTDDLVMTQIAGDDSFLEHPVKATKLLIAPGERQQVVVDFGNYQEGDVVNLYTDDFKLVEFRIHKYEKDDSVIPDTLFTPHDPEVNPEAEVRKVTMDNHNMINNRLFAMDRIDMKQTLMSTEYWDVTNTNDKANGMLHPFHIHGAHFLVVSRDGKEPYPNERNVYKDTVDVAPQETVRLKVYFQNAGIFMYHCHIIEHEDAGMMAQIQIVDPKEPDKKYDLMDMETLTKAFAEERGIPMDEVWCPGMDTEGMETKGVDHTMDSLSGASHH, encoded by the coding sequence ATGTCAGATAAAGTTTACACAGATTATTTCTATAATTCAGAAGATTTTGATAAAAATCACGGTATGGGCTACCAAGACCTTCATATGCCTGAAGGCGTTGAAGCGCAACCGCTGATTGTGCCACCCGTTTTAGAACCTGATAAGCAGGAAGGCAATGACGTTTGGTTTACGATTGAATCCCAAGAAGGTGAATTCCAATTCTTGCCAGGCAAGAAGACCCACACTTGGGGCTATAACTTCCCTGTTCTGGGTAAGACGATGGTCTTGAAGACTGGTCAACACGTTCACGTAACCTTGAAGAACAGCTTGCCAGAATTAACCACTTACCACTGGCATGGTATGGAAGTTCCTGGACCTGGCGCTGATGGTGCTTGCCACTCACCTGTTTATCCTGGTGAAGAGAAGCATATCGACTTTACGGTCGATCAACCGGCTGCCTTGACTTGGCTACACGCTCACCCATGTCCATCAACTGCCGAACACGTTTGGATGGGACTGGCCATGGGAGTTGTTATCACTGATGACAACGAGGCTAAGTTACCTATTCCAAAGACCTACGGCAAAGACGAATTTCCGATTATTTTACAGGATCGGATCTTCCACGAAGATAACCAGTTCAACTACAAGGCAGACTACAACCCAATGGGGATCTTTGGTGAAGTACCAGTGATTAACGCTGTAGTTAAGCCTTACGTTGATGTCACTACACAAAAAGTACGTCTGCTCTTCTTGGGTGGCTCTAACCGTCGTGAGTGGAGACTGCACTTCACAGATGACTTGGTAATGACCCAAATCGCTGGTGACGATTCCTTCTTGGAGCATCCAGTTAAGGCAACTAAGTTGCTGATTGCTCCAGGTGAGCGTCAACAAGTTGTTGTCGACTTTGGCAACTATCAGGAAGGCGACGTCGTTAATCTTTACACCGACGACTTTAAGCTGGTTGAATTCCGGATTCACAAGTATGAAAAAGATGACAGTGTCATTCCTGATACCTTGTTTACACCACATGATCCAGAAGTTAATCCCGAAGCCGAAGTGCGCAAGGTTACGATGGACAACCACAACATGATCAACAATAGACTCTTTGCAATGGACCGTATTGACATGAAGCAAACGTTGATGAGTACCGAATATTGGGATGTTACTAACACCAACGACAAGGCCAACGGAATGCTTCACCCATTCCACATTCACGGCGCTCACTTCCTCGTTGTTTCCCGTGACGGTAAAGAACCTTACCCTAACGAAAGAAACGTCTACAAGGATACAGTTGACGTTGCCCCACAAGAAACGGTTCGTTTGAAGGTTTACTTCCAAAACGCTGGTATCTTCATGTATCACTGCCACATCATCGAACACGAAGATGCCGGTATGATGGCACAAATCCAAATCGTTGATCCAAAAGAGCCAGACAAGAAGTATGACTTGATGGACATGGAGACTCTGACTAAGGCCTTTGCCGAAGAAAGAGGTATTCCAATGGACGAGGTTTGGTGCCCAGGAATGGATACTGAAGGTATGGAAACCAAGGGAGTTGACCATACTATGGATTCACTCTCCGGAGCCAGCCACCACTAA
- a CDS encoding C39 family peptidase produces the protein MSKKNSANKPLRRLLLGLLVIGLIVTAMNFNDLKDRFAWLTMKPTQQLNVPIENQYPELPNGCEVTSLSMLLRYYDIKVSKLDLSQNIKHVASYTNNGHYRGNPHAGFVGYMSQANAGWCVYNEPLEAVASTYTNRICNFTGHDFIQVLKLVSDGHPVLIITTTNFNRVKNMQTWNTAQGRVRVTPSSHACVITGYRKKTGTILVNDPYGHKNKQVPWQNLERSYKQQGKQALYIKKSKFS, from the coding sequence ATGAGTAAAAAGAATTCTGCCAATAAACCATTAAGACGACTTTTATTGGGACTATTAGTCATCGGCCTGATCGTAACTGCGATGAATTTCAATGATCTGAAGGATCGCTTCGCTTGGCTAACTATGAAGCCAACCCAACAGTTAAACGTTCCCATCGAAAATCAGTACCCAGAACTACCTAACGGCTGTGAAGTGACCTCCCTCTCGATGTTACTGCGCTATTATGACATCAAAGTATCCAAGTTGGACTTATCCCAGAACATTAAACATGTTGCCTCTTATACCAACAATGGTCACTATCGGGGTAACCCCCACGCCGGCTTTGTCGGCTACATGAGTCAGGCTAATGCGGGTTGGTGTGTTTACAACGAACCCTTAGAAGCGGTTGCGAGCACCTACACTAACCGTATTTGTAACTTTACTGGTCATGATTTCATTCAGGTGTTAAAGCTGGTATCTGATGGGCACCCTGTTTTAATCATTACAACCACCAACTTCAACCGCGTTAAGAACATGCAAACGTGGAACACGGCCCAAGGAAGGGTCCGTGTTACCCCTTCTTCTCATGCCTGCGTAATTACCGGTTATCGCAAAAAGACTGGCACCATCTTGGTCAACGACCCCTATGGCCATAAAAACAAACAAGTACCCTGGCAGAATCTGGAACGAAGTTACAAGCAGCAGGGCAAGCAAGCACTATATATCAAAAAGAGCAAGTTCAGTTAA
- a CDS encoding threonine/serine exporter family protein, which produces MPFWLEFMINVIFAYLASVGFALTINVPRRVLNLAGLSGVISWMIYWLAMQAAMGRLLSNLLGSFAIGVLGIVFARKQKCPATVFYIPAIVPLVPGVPAYQAVRELTAGNITGANDAVLRVIIVTGSIALGMLLSNMFVEIFFRIKKFYKQG; this is translated from the coding sequence ATGCCTTTTTGGTTAGAATTTATGATTAACGTTATTTTTGCCTACCTCGCTTCTGTGGGTTTTGCTTTGACTATTAACGTTCCCCGCCGGGTACTCAACCTGGCTGGACTTAGCGGCGTAATCAGCTGGATGATTTACTGGTTAGCCATGCAGGCGGCAATGGGGCGGCTTTTGTCCAACTTGCTTGGTTCCTTTGCAATTGGGGTTCTCGGCATAGTCTTTGCTCGTAAGCAAAAATGTCCGGCGACCGTTTTTTATATTCCTGCGATTGTACCGCTTGTTCCTGGTGTACCAGCCTACCAGGCTGTTCGCGAGTTGACCGCCGGTAACATTACGGGGGCCAACGATGCAGTTTTGCGGGTGATTATTGTCACGGGGTCAATTGCCTTGGGAATGCTTTTGTCCAACATGTTCGTCGAAATCTTTTTTAGGATAAAGAAATTTTACAAGCAGGGTTAA
- a CDS encoding threonine/serine exporter family protein — MGIKQDKYFYQNLLDTCLTAGELMIEGGSEMYRVEDTMLRIAKSAGEPDPRVFIVPTGIFMSLDQGNYCQSIQVQERNINLELVDRINSLSRAFAAKEITLRQFKQQVKKIAKGDFPTFPLWLQTIGAAVLSATLMVMFIDNYDWLDFPGAAIVGAIGFVSFYYFKRYTNIKFLSELVAALIMTIVAVGIVHLYPQLVIDNILTGALMPLVPGLALTNALRDLFKGDLLSGMGRMCEALLTAFALGGGVGIILKFLGA, encoded by the coding sequence ATGGGGATTAAGCAAGACAAGTATTTTTACCAAAATTTATTGGATACCTGTTTGACTGCCGGTGAATTGATGATTGAAGGCGGCAGTGAGATGTACCGGGTCGAAGATACGATGCTACGCATTGCCAAAAGTGCCGGGGAACCTGATCCAAGGGTCTTTATTGTGCCTACTGGGATCTTCATGAGTTTGGATCAAGGCAATTATTGCCAGAGTATTCAGGTGCAAGAGCGTAATATCAACTTAGAGCTAGTTGACCGCATCAATTCCCTGTCCCGTGCCTTTGCGGCTAAGGAGATTACGTTAAGGCAGTTCAAACAGCAGGTGAAAAAAATCGCTAAGGGTGATTTTCCGACTTTTCCGCTTTGGCTGCAAACAATTGGTGCAGCCGTATTAAGTGCAACGCTGATGGTAATGTTCATCGATAATTATGATTGGTTGGACTTTCCCGGCGCGGCGATTGTTGGTGCCATTGGGTTCGTTTCTTTTTACTACTTCAAGCGCTACACTAATATTAAATTTTTGTCTGAATTGGTAGCAGCGCTCATCATGACTATCGTCGCAGTTGGCATTGTTCACCTCTACCCCCAACTGGTGATTGATAATATTTTAACTGGTGCACTAATGCCACTCGTGCCAGGGTTGGCCCTAACTAATGCGCTACGTGATTTGTTTAAGGGCGATCTGCTTTCTGGGATGGGACGAATGTGTGAGGCCCTGCTAACGGCATTTGCGCTTGGCGGCGGAGTCGGAATTATTTTGAAGTTTTTGGGAGCGTAA